GTGTGCGCGGGCCGGGGTCATTGCTTCAGCTCCTGCCAGCCGTACGCCGATGCCTGGACGGACCCTGGCTCGGCGACGAGGCTGCTGTAGTCGGTGGTGTCGCTGCCGGAGGGGGCCGGGATCTTCCAGTCACCCGAGGCCGCCCAGTGCAGCTGGAGGGGGTAGACCCCCATGCGCGTCTGCGGCTCCTGCGAGGGCGAGCTGGTGGTGTAGGTGGCCAGCAGCAGCACCTGGACGTTGTCGGCGGAAGTCGAGCGCAGCTGGTACTCGACGGGTGCGAGGATCACTGACGCGCCGGCTGGAACCGGGCCGTCGACTGCCAGACCGAGTGCTTTGCGGGCGCTGATGGGCCCGACCGCAAGCTGCTGCGGGGCAGCAGACCATGAAGGGTCGGCGATCAGTCGGCCAACGGCAGCGGCTCGGTCGGGGTCGAGCGTGGAGCCGATTTGGCGCCAGTACTCGACGGCGGCCGAGACAGCGCCGATCATGGAATGGGGGTATCCGACGGAGACCCCGTTGATCAGCTTGTCTCCCTGGATGAGCTGCAACGGACCTGTGTCGCCGGGAGCGGGCGACCCGCCCGGGTTGACTCCGGTGACCGATCCGGGCGGTGGGATCGCGGCCGGCGGAGCGTAGCTCCTGGGCCCGTGAGGGCCACTGCCGGACTCGATCGCAACACCGACGGCGACGAAGACCAAGAGGCCGACGACCGCGAGGAGAAGGAACGGGAGAACCCGGCGACGCGGGCGGTGATCGAGGAATTGGTTGCTCATGGGATGCTCGCAGAATCGTTTCTGCTACGCCGCTGCGCCGAAGACGGTGTTGACCACCGGGATCGCGCAGGCAGTGACGATGACGCCACCCAGGGACCAGACCAGGGCCCTCTTGCCCTTCTCCGCACTGTCCGGCCGGTTGCTGAGGTGACCGACAGACATCAGGCCACCGGACACGACGGCAGCGATGGCGCACGCGATAAGCGATCCCCACTTCGCGTAGGAGAGCAGCAGGTTCGCACCCTTCGAGCCGTTGGTCGGGTCGGCTGGTGCGGGATTCTGGATGTCGGCGAGCAAGATGTGCGCCGACTGGACAAGGTGCAGAGAGGTAGACAAACCGGGCTCCTAATTCGGGCGCGCCGCTGCACGGCGAGGCCGGCTCGGCTACGGGAGGTCGCCTCCGCAGTGAGCGGACAGGCGGACGGTGGGGAATCGCCCGCTTGCTTCGAGGTACGCGCTGAACAGCTGCGATTTACTCTGGCTAACGAGGTGATGAGCAAAGATACGCAGGAGTGAACGGTGTTCGTCAACTAGAATCACTGTGACCAGCCTCACGTCGCCACGCTCTGTTTACAGTGGCTAATGAGTGTCACTGTGCGCGACCATGAGAGGTCGTCACATTCACGTGGAAGAGGGGGGCCGCCAAGGCCATGACCGACGAAGAGACCCCGAGCGACGAACACACCCCGAAGCGGGACCAGTCGAGCACGATCGCCGCCCGACTTGAGCACCTGTTCAAGGTCGTCCATCCAGCCGACCGCGGGCCATACAGCAATGCGGAGGTCGCGGAGCGGATCAACACCGACGCCGGCGAGCAGATCCTCTCCGCCACCTACCTGTGGCAGCTGAAGACGGGCAAGCGCACCGACCCAACCCACAGCCGACTCACCGCCATCGCCAAGTTCTTCGGCGTATCGCCGATGTACTTCTACGAGGACGAGGCGGCCGAGCGCGCCAACGAGCAACTGAGAGTGCTCTCGGCCTTGCGCGACGAAGGAGTGCGGAAGCTGGTCCTGCGGGCGGATGGCCTTTCACCGCGCGGGCTGGCCGGAATCGCGCAGATGATCGAGGCGGCACGGACCGTAGAGGGCCTGCCCGACGGCGGCGACGCAGAGCAATCGGGCAAGTAGCACTCACCTCATCCAATCATCACAATTCAACACCGCTGACCAACGCAGCGCGATCGTTCGCATACGCTGATTGCCGGTCCGGGTGAAGAGCCCCGGTTCTGTGCCACTGCTTTGACCTGAGGCTTCGGCTTCAACGGGAAGGCTTGTCATGCGCGAGTTGAGGCGATTGCGCGCGTCCTGCTACGAACTGGTCCGAGGGCTGCCCGTGCCGCAGCCCTTCGACCTGCGGCAGTTCCTTGCGGGCGTCAGCGCACAGCGTGGTCGGCATATCCAGCTGATGCTCGTGCCGGGCCTGGCTGCGGGTGACGGGTTTCCCTACGGCTGGTGGGCGAAGCTGGACCACGAGGACCGGATCTACGCCGAGCACGACACCTCTCCGCTTCACCGTGCAGCGATCGCCCTTCACGAGGTCGGTCACATCCTCTGGAACCACTCCCCCGACGCAGTTCTCGACACCGAGGTTCTGCGCCAGGCCCTTCCCGATCTTGAACCGGCGGCACTCGCGCACATGTTCGCGGCCCGGCACGGCTACTCCAGGCTTGAAGAGCGGCAAGCCGAGATGGTCGGCGCCGTGCTGATCGAACGGGCGGGCATCGGGCATGTTCGTGTGGACGGCAAGCCCTCGAAGCTCATCGACCGCCTAGGCGAGGCGCTCGGCCATCCCCTGCGGGACGAGCGCTGTGATTGAGCACGTCGCCATCGCGCTGCTCTGGCTCATGGTGCTCTGGCGGCTGCCCTGCACCCGGCGGTCACCGATCAAGCGCTCTCTCTGGTGGGCACTGGTCTGGCTCGCTCTGGCACTGACCGCTCACCTGCCGTCCTCGATCGCGGCCTTCGACCACTTCGCCGGCATCGCCAACCTGTCCGGACTGATCTTCTACAGCATGGGCATCTGCTCGGGCGCCGCCATGCTGGACTGGGTCAGTGCGATGAGCCCGGCGGCCAGGGCGCATGCGATGCTCCGCTTCCGTCGCCCCCTCGCGGCAGCCTCGATCACTCTGCTCGCCACGTTGTTCGTCGTCGCTCCACGCGCGGAGGCCCGCGAGTTCGTAGTGGCGGCCGAGGGTGACAAGGCCGCGATCCTCGCGGTAGGGATTTTCGAGGTGTACTTCGGCTATGCCATGATCGCGGCCAGCCGCATGCTGTGGACTGCCCGAGGGAAGGCCGCTTCGCGGTGCCTGAGCACGGGTGTGTGGCTCATGCTGGCCGGAACGCTCTCCAACTCGCTCTTCGCGGTGGGGCGGTGCGCGCTCTTTGCGGCCTGGCTGGTCGGGCTTCGAGTGCCCGGCGGGAACAACCTCGCGCTGGTTGACACCCGGGCGCCGTTGATCCTCGCGGTCCTGCTGATGGTGCTCGGCATCTCCGTGCCGACGATAGAAGCAGGTCTGCACGGCCTGGCCAAGCTGCGCGCGCTACTTGCCCTGCGTCCGCTCTGGAGCGAGCTGACCACCTCGGCGCCCGGCGTGGTCCTTGGCACTCCACCGACCCTGCTCCACGACCTCGGCGGGACCCGCTACCTCAGCATCCGACTGCTTCGGCGAACCATCGAAATCAGGGATGCCGCCCTGCTGCTGCGGGGGCACGTCAGCTGCCAGGACTGGCAGGAAATCAGGTCACGCCTGGCTGCGGCCGGCCTGCGCGATGACGACTTCGAGGCGGCAGCGCAGGCAGTGTGGATCGGGCTCGGCCTGCAAGCCCGCAAACGAGGTGCCACCCCGCACGAGGGCCCTGCACACCTCCCTCCCCACGGGGCCGCCGAGCTGACTGATGAGGCCCGGTGGTTGCGACGAGTCGCTGCTGCCCGAAAGTCTCCCGTCGTACGGGATGCCCTCGCGGCCCTTGGAAACCAGGCCGACCGCGCTCCGCTCACCCCGATCGGCTCTCCGCTCCACTGAAGCACGGCGCGGATTCGGTGAGCGTTCCTCGTCCCAGCTCATCGAGTCACGCGGGCGGCGGGAACCCCGCCGGGTGCTTTCGGATTCGCACGGGTCCGACACTCGCCAGCCGCGCGCCGCACGGAAGGCCAATGAGCCACATCTTCACTTCAGCTGACATGTAGTCCAGCTCACATCAACTTCAGTTGCTCCCCTGTGGCAACTTGAGCTTATGGTTGGCGCAGTTCAAATTAGCTGAAGTAAATTCTCCCGAGTCGACCAGCTGTTGCCTCCGGGCCACTGCGCCTCGGGCCCGGTCCGCAGGGGTGGTCCATGAAGAAACTCGTGCAGGTTTGCGCTGCGGGCGCTGCCGTCCCGTTCGGCCTGGTGTTCTGCATCGCCCTGACGGCAGGCGGCGCCTCGGCCGTGAGCCCCAGCCTCAACCTCGGGGGCCTCGGCTGCGTGACACCCGTAGCACCCGGAACGGCCACCGCAGATGGTCAGTCGCTGACGAGCGAGCAGATCAACAACGCCACGATCATCTACCAGGTCGCCAACAGCCTCGGCCTCCCGCCACAGGCGGCGGTGATCGCCATCGCGACCGCCATGCAGGAAAGCAGCCTGATCAACAGGCCGGACGGCGACTTGGATTCCGTTGGACTGTTCCAGCAGCGCCCGTCGCAGGGGTGGGGCTCACCGGCCCAACTCGTTGACCCGGTCTACGCCTCGAAGGCGTTCTACGCCGCCCTCGTGAAGGTGCCGGGCTGGGAAGCCATGTCGGTCGCCCAAGCCGCCCAGCGCGTACAGGGAAGCCTCTATCCGGACGCCTACGCGAAGTGGGAGGACCTGGCGAAACGACTGGTCGGAACGGTGAGCGGCGGCGCGGCGAACTGCGCGGGCGCCACCGGCGACGGCAACGGTCAGGCGATCACCAACCCCGTCGCCCTTCCGGCGGGCTTCTCCCTACCAGCAGGCACACCGGTCCAGGTCGTCACGGCAATTCAGTTCGCCGCCAGCAAACTGGGCATGCCGTACCAGTGGGGCGGCACCGGAAACCCCAGCTACGACTGCTCTGGCCTGATGATGGCCGCATACGCAGCAGCCGGGATCGCGATCGACCGCACCACCTACCAGCAGGTGTACGACGGAACGCCCGTCTATTCGGCCACCCAGCTCAAGCCCGGCGACTTGATCTTCACGGCCGGCTCGGACGGCACGCCCACCAACCCCGGCCACGTTGGCATGTTTTTGGGGTCTGACCTGGTCCTTGATGCCCCACGCACGGGCGAGGACATCGAGATCACCCACTTCAGCGGCGGGTACTGGGACGCCCAAGCGGTGGCGTTCCGCCGAATCGTCCCGTCCTGATGTAGGGACTTCATCGCACCTTGCGCTTTCTCATTGGTTCTTCGCCTACTTTGCGCGGGGCGAAGAACCGCGGCGGCAGCTGCGGTTGTGGAGCGCTTCTCTGACGATACCGGTCTCCCGGACGGAGGGTCACTCGATCCGGGGGAGTTCTGGCGGGCCGCTCAGAGCCTGGTACCGGGTGAAGGCTTCCCGGGCGCCGGGCACGTAGGTCGTACTGCGGATCGCATCCCGGAGTTCGGCGCTCATGGGGCGGACACCGGACCGGCTGTTTCCAGAGCAACGCGCGCCCGGCCCATTTACGGCTGGACGCACAGGTGGTGCTCTGGAGCTGAGATGGTGCTGGGCCGGGCGGGCCGGCCATCAGACGACGTTCAACGCCTCCAGGATCGAGCGCTGCTGCTCGGGGATGGCGAAGCCGCACTCATCGAGATTCCGGAGGGTGTGCCCGCTCATGCAGTGGTAGCACGCGGCCTCCGCGGCCTCCGCCCCAACGGGTGCGTCGCAGTGGATCAGGAGTCCCGCCCACATGCCCGGGAAGATCGGACGGGCGCACCCGGGGCATGAGGTGAACTCCGCGAACCGCCAGTCTTCATGCGGCACAGCGGGGTCGAGCCAGGGGATCAGCTCCTCGATCACCTCCCCCGCGTCCGTCCACAGGTGCATCGGTAGTTCCGCACGACGCAGGTAGTGGATTCCGTCGGGCCCGATTTCCGCCAGGCCGAGGACAAGTTCACCCACGTCGGATTCCGGGGAGTTGGGGATGAAAGCGAGCACCCGCTCCTCACTCCCGGCATCGAACTGCCCGTGCGGGGTGTCGGCGCGAAGCGCCCGGGCCAGCCGCCGCAGCGCCTGGCCGTTGTCGTCGTTGCGCAGGCGCACCTGCCAGACGTCGGCGGCGCCCTCGCAGTCGGCGGGCGACACGGTCAGCTGGATGCTGTTGCCGATGACGCGCAGGTCGATGTGGTGAAGCCCCTCATGATTGTTCAGCGCGGTGGCGTACCACTCGCCCGTAGGCCAGATGTCCATGCGGCCAACCCCGGTGCGGCGGGATTTATTGGCCTTGCGTCGTCCCATGGCCGGTCAACGACCGCGCAGCCCTTCCCCAGCGTCGGCCAAGCGGGGGACACCTCGATTTGATCCGACCTAGGCGCAGGGGCCGGGCGGACGGGATGTGTACAGGCTGCCGCGCGGAGGCTTCACCGTGAGGCGCACGGGTCATGGGTTTTCGTGCCGGACAGCCAGGGCCTGGGGCGCCGACGCGCGGCGCCAGGGGCCTGGCGCCAGCAGTGCCTGGTCTGGTCCTCGCCCCGTCCCAACCCCGGGCCCGGCTAAGGTCGCTCCGCCGCGGGACAGCCCCGTCAGCTTCAAGTGGCGCAACCTCGCCGCGATCGAATGGTACGGAGGTCACTCCAGACCATTTGACAAGCACGCTCTCGGCCCTGTCCAATGATGCGGAGATGTATCCATGCCATTGGGGGCTGACGTGACGAAAATGCCGAACTTGGACGAGCTGGTCGAGTTGCTGCACGAGATCGAGCAGGAGCAGCAAGGGCTGCGCGGTAAGCACGCGCACCTCATGCGCACGATCGTCCACAAGGCCGGAGGCGTTAACCAGGCCGCGGAGCTGCTCGGCCTTGACCCCAAGACCGTTCGGGCACGCGAGCGGGCAGCCGGCCTGTCGCTCATTCTCTACCGCGGCTCCAACACGGCGAAGGTCGACCTCGACGGGCGGGTGTACGGCGAGACTGGCCAGGGCGAGGACAGCGATGCGCAGCGGGAGGCAGACCGGAAGTGGTTCAACTTGTCCCGGACCAACGAGGAGTTGTTGCACTTGGTCGTCTACGTTGCTGATGGCACAGTGGTGCGAGCCCGCGAGGTCGAGGGCGAATGGGAGTGGAACGAGGACGGCAAGGCCGCCCTGCCGGTCGGCCCCCCGCTCACCTCGGCCGAGTTGGCGCAGAAGTACCCGACGTTCCCCTTCACCATCGGCGACGAGCTGCCCATGATCCGCGGCAAGATTCGCGAGTACGTCACCCTGTAGCCCGTACGAGACACGGCCGTGAAAGATCGCCAACCAGAGCTACCTAGTTGGACCAAGCAGAAGGCCGGTGGCCTCACCGTTCAACGGTGAGGCCACCGGCCTTCTGCTTGGCGCTCACTCCCTTGCGAGCGTTCCCCTGTCCGTCGCGGCCCA
The Streptacidiphilus albus JL83 genome window above contains:
- a CDS encoding helix-turn-helix domain-containing protein, which encodes MTDEETPSDEHTPKRDQSSTIAARLEHLFKVVHPADRGPYSNAEVAERINTDAGEQILSATYLWQLKTGKRTDPTHSRLTAIAKFFGVSPMYFYEDEAAERANEQLRVLSALRDEGVRKLVLRADGLSPRGLAGIAQMIEAARTVEGLPDGGDAEQSGK
- a CDS encoding MAB_1171c family putative transporter, whose translation is MIEHVAIALLWLMVLWRLPCTRRSPIKRSLWWALVWLALALTAHLPSSIAAFDHFAGIANLSGLIFYSMGICSGAAMLDWVSAMSPAARAHAMLRFRRPLAAASITLLATLFVVAPRAEAREFVVAAEGDKAAILAVGIFEVYFGYAMIAASRMLWTARGKAASRCLSTGVWLMLAGTLSNSLFAVGRCALFAAWLVGLRVPGGNNLALVDTRAPLILAVLLMVLGISVPTIEAGLHGLAKLRALLALRPLWSELTTSAPGVVLGTPPTLLHDLGGTRYLSIRLLRRTIEIRDAALLLRGHVSCQDWQEIRSRLAAAGLRDDDFEAAAQAVWIGLGLQARKRGATPHEGPAHLPPHGAAELTDEARWLRRVAAARKSPVVRDALAALGNQADRAPLTPIGSPLH
- a CDS encoding C40 family peptidase, which gives rise to MKKLVQVCAAGAAVPFGLVFCIALTAGGASAVSPSLNLGGLGCVTPVAPGTATADGQSLTSEQINNATIIYQVANSLGLPPQAAVIAIATAMQESSLINRPDGDLDSVGLFQQRPSQGWGSPAQLVDPVYASKAFYAALVKVPGWEAMSVAQAAQRVQGSLYPDAYAKWEDLAKRLVGTVSGGAANCAGATGDGNGQAITNPVALPAGFSLPAGTPVQVVTAIQFAASKLGMPYQWGGTGNPSYDCSGLMMAAYAAAGIAIDRTTYQQVYDGTPVYSATQLKPGDLIFTAGSDGTPTNPGHVGMFLGSDLVLDAPRTGEDIEITHFSGGYWDAQAVAFRRIVPS